Proteins encoded together in one Benincasa hispida cultivar B227 chromosome 1, ASM972705v1, whole genome shotgun sequence window:
- the LOC120084557 gene encoding protein NUCLEAR FUSION DEFECTIVE 4 isoform X1 produces MPKLVLKGGSRPPWVGLAAAVWVQIAAGSSYNFSLYSHLLKSVLGLNQQQLTVLGVANDIGESMGLIPGLACNRFPPWVILLFGAFCCFVGYGAIWLAVSRTVPNLPYWLLWLTHCIATNSNAWFGTAVLVTNMRNFPLSRGSVAGILKGYVGLSAAVYTVIYSMVLRKSALNLLLFLAIGIPILCLALMYFVRPCTPASSEDPSERSHFLFTQASCVLLAVFLVSTTIVDATTTPSDAVAYTLVAIMVIFLMSPLAVPIKMTICAKTKKLGSRVDSVEPLASGESDSSQIEPLLTPSSSATNLGSFYENDDASDVETLLAVGEGAIHKKKRRPKRGEDFKLREAVIKADFWLLWFLYFFGVGPGITVLNNLSQIGISLGVNDTTLLLALFSFCNFVGRLGSGVISEHFVRSRMIPRSLWMMFALILMAIAFLLYASALTGTLYVATGLIGISYGVLYSMMVPLASEIFGLKNFGVIFNFMQLGNPIGAVLFSVLLASTLYDKEAAKQGSITCIGQQCFRMTFFILSGVAGLGSIVSMILTVRLRPVYQMLYSGGSFRLPQSSGH; encoded by the exons ATGCCTAAGCTGGTTTTGAAAGGGGGAAGTAGGCCGCCATGGGTTGGCTTGGCTGCTGCTGTCTGGGTTCAAATAGCTGCTGGGTCTTCTTATAACTTCTCTCTTTATTCACACTTGCTTAAATCTGTTCTGGGTTTGAATCAGCAGCAGCTTACTGTGTTGGGTGTGGCTAATGACATTGGAGAGAGTATGGGATTGATTCCTGGCCTTGCTTGTAATAGATTTCCTCCATGGGTTATACTTTTGTTTGGTGCTTTCTGTTGCTTTGTGGGTTATGGGGCTATTTGGCTTGCTGTTAGCAGGACTGTCCCCAATCTGCCTTATTGGCTG CTATGGCTCACACATTGTATTGCTACAAATAGCAATGCATGGTTTGGAACAGCTGTGCTCGTAACCAACATGAGGAACTTCCCTCTCAGCAGAGGTTCTGTTGCTGGCATTCTTAAAGGTTATGTTGGGCTTAGTGCCGCTGTATACACGGTGATATACAGTATGGTGCTCAGAAAGTCTGCTTTGAATTTACTGTTGTTTCTTGCGATTGGGATACCCATTTTGTGCTTAGCCTTGATGTACTTTGTTCGACCTTGTACTCCGGCTTCATCAGAGGATCCATCTGAGCgttctcattttcttttcacGCAAGCTAGTTGTGTTTTGCTAGCTGTTTTTTTAGTCTCGACCACAATTGTAGATGCAACAACAACGCCTAGTGATGCTGTTGCATATACCTTAGTTGCCATAATGGTTATCTTTTTAATGTCGCCTCTTGCAGTTCCCATAAAAATGACCATTTgtgcaaaaacaaaaaaacttggCTCTCGAGTCGATTCTGTAGAACCTTTGGCTTCTGGAGAAAGCGATTCTTCCCAAATTGAACCTTTATTGACACCATCTTCCTCAGCTACAAATCTTGGAAGTTTCTATGAGAATGATGATGCATCAGATGTAGAAACACTTCTTGCTGTGGGAGAGGGGGCAATAcacaagaagaaaagaagaccTAAAAGAGGGGAGGATTTCAAGCTTCGTGAGGCCGTAATCAAAGCTGATTTCTGGCTGCTTTGGTTCTTGTACTTCTTCGGGGTCGGTCCAGGAATAACGGTTCTCAACAATTTGTCTCAAATTGGGATTTCATTAGGTGTTAATGACACAACATTGCTTTTGGCTCTTTTCAGCTTCTGCAATTTTGTTGGTCGTCTAGGCTCCGGTGTTATTTCTGAACACTTCGTCAG GTCAAGAATGATACCTCGCTCACTATGGATGATGTTTGCACTTATACTCATGGCTATAGCATTCCTCCTATATGCGTCCGCCCTCACGGGTACTCTCTATGTTGCCACTGGTTTGATTGGAATCAGCTATGGAGTTCTATATTCTATGATGGTCCCTCTTGCGTCTGAGATTTTCGGCCTAAAGAATTTTGGAGTCATCTTCAACTTCATGCAGCTGGGGAATCCAATAGGAGCAGTCCTTTTCTCGGTTCTGCTTGCCAGTACTTTATACGACAAGGAAGCTGCTAAGCAAGGTTCAATAACCTGCATAGGCCAACAGTGCTTCAGGATGACTTTCTTCATCCTTTCGGGCGTTGCTGGGTTAGGTTCGATTGTGAGCATGATTCTAACTGTTAGATTAAGGCCAGTCTATCAAATGCTCTACTCTGGTGGCTCGTTCCGCTTGCCTCAAAGTTCAGGTCATTGA
- the LOC120084557 gene encoding protein NUCLEAR FUSION DEFECTIVE 4 isoform X2 — translation MSWQLWLTHCIATNSNAWFGTAVLVTNMRNFPLSRGSVAGILKGYVGLSAAVYTVIYSMVLRKSALNLLLFLAIGIPILCLALMYFVRPCTPASSEDPSERSHFLFTQASCVLLAVFLVSTTIVDATTTPSDAVAYTLVAIMVIFLMSPLAVPIKMTICAKTKKLGSRVDSVEPLASGESDSSQIEPLLTPSSSATNLGSFYENDDASDVETLLAVGEGAIHKKKRRPKRGEDFKLREAVIKADFWLLWFLYFFGVGPGITVLNNLSQIGISLGVNDTTLLLALFSFCNFVGRLGSGVISEHFVRSRMIPRSLWMMFALILMAIAFLLYASALTGTLYVATGLIGISYGVLYSMMVPLASEIFGLKNFGVIFNFMQLGNPIGAVLFSVLLASTLYDKEAAKQGSITCIGQQCFRMTFFILSGVAGLGSIVSMILTVRLRPVYQMLYSGGSFRLPQSSGH, via the exons ATGTCATGGCAGCTATGGCTCACACATTGTATTGCTACAAATAGCAATGCATGGTTTGGAACAGCTGTGCTCGTAACCAACATGAGGAACTTCCCTCTCAGCAGAGGTTCTGTTGCTGGCATTCTTAAAGGTTATGTTGGGCTTAGTGCCGCTGTATACACGGTGATATACAGTATGGTGCTCAGAAAGTCTGCTTTGAATTTACTGTTGTTTCTTGCGATTGGGATACCCATTTTGTGCTTAGCCTTGATGTACTTTGTTCGACCTTGTACTCCGGCTTCATCAGAGGATCCATCTGAGCgttctcattttcttttcacGCAAGCTAGTTGTGTTTTGCTAGCTGTTTTTTTAGTCTCGACCACAATTGTAGATGCAACAACAACGCCTAGTGATGCTGTTGCATATACCTTAGTTGCCATAATGGTTATCTTTTTAATGTCGCCTCTTGCAGTTCCCATAAAAATGACCATTTgtgcaaaaacaaaaaaacttggCTCTCGAGTCGATTCTGTAGAACCTTTGGCTTCTGGAGAAAGCGATTCTTCCCAAATTGAACCTTTATTGACACCATCTTCCTCAGCTACAAATCTTGGAAGTTTCTATGAGAATGATGATGCATCAGATGTAGAAACACTTCTTGCTGTGGGAGAGGGGGCAATAcacaagaagaaaagaagaccTAAAAGAGGGGAGGATTTCAAGCTTCGTGAGGCCGTAATCAAAGCTGATTTCTGGCTGCTTTGGTTCTTGTACTTCTTCGGGGTCGGTCCAGGAATAACGGTTCTCAACAATTTGTCTCAAATTGGGATTTCATTAGGTGTTAATGACACAACATTGCTTTTGGCTCTTTTCAGCTTCTGCAATTTTGTTGGTCGTCTAGGCTCCGGTGTTATTTCTGAACACTTCGTCAG GTCAAGAATGATACCTCGCTCACTATGGATGATGTTTGCACTTATACTCATGGCTATAGCATTCCTCCTATATGCGTCCGCCCTCACGGGTACTCTCTATGTTGCCACTGGTTTGATTGGAATCAGCTATGGAGTTCTATATTCTATGATGGTCCCTCTTGCGTCTGAGATTTTCGGCCTAAAGAATTTTGGAGTCATCTTCAACTTCATGCAGCTGGGGAATCCAATAGGAGCAGTCCTTTTCTCGGTTCTGCTTGCCAGTACTTTATACGACAAGGAAGCTGCTAAGCAAGGTTCAATAACCTGCATAGGCCAACAGTGCTTCAGGATGACTTTCTTCATCCTTTCGGGCGTTGCTGGGTTAGGTTCGATTGTGAGCATGATTCTAACTGTTAGATTAAGGCCAGTCTATCAAATGCTCTACTCTGGTGGCTCGTTCCGCTTGCCTCAAAGTTCAGGTCATTGA